Proteins from a genomic interval of Oceanispirochaeta crateris:
- a CDS encoding phenylacetate--CoA ligase family protein, producing MIWNEKAECDNIDDRKVQQLYNLKKLVRHVYESVPFYTKKFDELGVKPDDIQSLADIAKLPFTTKDDMRETYPYGLLAVNEKDIVEIHTSSGTTGTPVLGAYTKDDLAMWSEVMARCLCMAGGTPDDVVQNAYGYGMFTGGLGVHYGSHTLGCNTIPAASGNTKRQLMLMRDFKSTILTCTPSYSLYMAEAAKEMGIDFRDLSLKSGIFGAEPWSDNMRKEIEEKLNLQAYDIYGLTEIVGPGVSNECEAHDGLHINEDHFYPEIINPETGEVLPEGEKGELVFTTITREGTPIIRYRTRDITWLWHDQCSCGRTTVKMHRLLGRTDDMLILRGVNVFPSQIENVLMRIEGTEPHYQIVVDRGESHLDEVELHVEVEPGFFSDETKSLEKIRAKIAQEIKQELGIAVIIKLVEPKSIARSEGKAKRVIDKRTL from the coding sequence ACGCCATGTGTATGAGTCTGTCCCCTTCTATACCAAAAAATTTGATGAACTTGGTGTCAAACCAGATGATATTCAGTCCTTAGCCGACATCGCGAAGCTTCCATTTACTACAAAAGACGATATGCGTGAGACCTACCCTTATGGACTTTTGGCTGTGAATGAAAAAGATATCGTCGAAATCCATACTTCTTCTGGTACTACGGGGACGCCCGTCCTGGGAGCCTATACGAAAGATGACCTGGCCATGTGGTCGGAAGTCATGGCCCGCTGTCTCTGTATGGCCGGCGGGACCCCCGATGATGTCGTTCAAAATGCCTACGGATATGGGATGTTCACCGGTGGTTTGGGAGTCCATTATGGATCTCATACTCTGGGGTGCAACACAATCCCTGCCGCTTCGGGTAATACGAAGAGGCAGCTCATGCTGATGAGAGATTTTAAATCTACCATACTGACCTGTACACCCTCTTACTCCCTGTATATGGCCGAAGCGGCCAAAGAGATGGGGATCGATTTCCGGGATCTTTCTCTCAAGTCCGGAATTTTCGGGGCCGAGCCCTGGAGTGATAATATGAGGAAAGAAATTGAGGAAAAGCTGAACCTTCAGGCATATGATATTTATGGATTAACCGAAATTGTCGGTCCTGGAGTATCCAATGAGTGCGAGGCACATGATGGTCTGCATATCAATGAAGATCATTTTTATCCTGAAATCATCAATCCTGAAACAGGGGAGGTCCTTCCCGAGGGAGAGAAGGGAGAGCTTGTTTTTACCACTATTACCCGTGAGGGAACCCCCATCATCAGGTATAGAACCAGAGATATTACCTGGCTCTGGCATGATCAATGCTCCTGTGGAAGAACGACTGTCAAAATGCACCGCCTTTTGGGCCGTACAGATGATATGCTTATCCTGCGGGGTGTCAATGTATTTCCCAGTCAGATCGAGAATGTCCTCATGCGGATTGAAGGGACTGAACCTCATTACCAGATTGTGGTGGATCGCGGAGAATCCCACTTGGATGAGGTTGAACTTCATGTAGAAGTGGAACCCGGTTTCTTCAGTGATGAAACGAAGTCTCTGGAAAAAATAAGAGCAAAAATTGCACAGGAAATAAAACAGGAACTGGGTATTGCCGTTATAATCAAGCTCGTGGAACCCAAATCTATCGCCCGGTCAGAAGGAAAGGCCAAAAGAGTCATCGATAAGAGAACCCTGTAG
- a CDS encoding ACT domain-containing protein, with product MKVKQISVFLENKNGRLAEVTRILAEKNISLRAMTIADTADFGILRIIVEQPDKCLELLKENNFTARVTEVIGVRLDDKPGALHDVMQVFEDNAVNIEYLYSTLMLMDDKVVIMFKVDDIDHGLDIIKKNGMEAITAF from the coding sequence ATGAAAGTTAAGCAAATTTCCGTATTCCTTGAAAACAAAAATGGTCGATTGGCCGAAGTAACTAGAATCCTTGCTGAAAAAAATATCAGCCTCAGGGCCATGACCATAGCAGATACTGCCGATTTCGGAATCCTTAGAATCATAGTCGAACAACCAGACAAGTGTTTAGAGCTGCTTAAAGAAAATAACTTTACAGCCCGTGTGACCGAGGTTATCGGTGTGCGCTTGGATGACAAGCCCGGGGCCCTCCATGATGTGATGCAGGTTTTTGAGGATAATGCAGTCAATATCGAGTACCTCTACTCTACCCTGATGCTCATGGATGACAAGGTCGTCATCATGTTCAAAGTGGATGACATTGATCATGGTCTGGATATCATTAAGAAAAATGGTATGGAGGCCATCACCGCGTTTTGA
- a CDS encoding acyl-CoA thioesterase produces MNTYNMVRSEHLNHHNHLFGGQMLFWVDESAWLTAARDFPGYCLVTRGMDRISFEKAVINGSILRFHVLPAHQGTSSVTYQVDVHADAPGSDGEVLVFSNKVTFVSIDCHGKKVPLPKRDKLRSVAEDFSPSIPEALGTQPASCHDEDES; encoded by the coding sequence TTGAATACATATAATATGGTTAGATCGGAGCATCTCAATCACCACAATCACCTTTTTGGTGGACAGATGCTATTCTGGGTCGATGAGTCTGCCTGGTTGACAGCGGCCAGAGATTTTCCCGGGTATTGCCTGGTGACCAGAGGAATGGATCGGATCAGCTTTGAAAAAGCCGTAATCAATGGGTCCATCCTTCGTTTCCATGTTCTCCCTGCTCATCAGGGAACAAGCTCTGTGACCTACCAGGTGGATGTTCACGCCGATGCTCCCGGATCGGATGGAGAGGTCCTTGTCTTTTCCAATAAGGTGACCTTTGTCAGTATTGACTGCCATGGGAAAAAGGTTCCGCTTCCCAAGCGGGATAAATTGCGGTCTGTAGCAGAAGACTTCTCTCCATCTATCCCAGAGGCTTTAGGAACGCAACCGGCCAGTTGCCATGATGAGGATGAGAGTTGA
- a CDS encoding DUF6951 family protein has protein sequence MIKTEICAGVCGLNTTLRAESGDGQNVILDIQSECPDIRAMADSFKSVDAFTACFGPMIESPVYISASRHCSHAACPVPSGIIKTLEAACQLALPADVAIKIEKE, from the coding sequence ATGATAAAAACTGAAATTTGTGCCGGTGTCTGCGGATTGAACACGACCCTCCGCGCCGAGAGCGGGGATGGACAGAATGTTATACTGGATATCCAGTCAGAATGCCCTGATATCAGAGCCATGGCAGATTCGTTCAAGAGCGTCGATGCCTTTACCGCCTGCTTCGGACCCATGATTGAGTCTCCTGTGTATATCTCGGCTTCCAGACATTGCTCTCATGCAGCCTGTCCCGTCCCATCGGGGATTATCAAGACTCTTGAAGCGGCTTGTCAGTTGGCACTTCCGGCTGATGTTGCTATTAAAATTGAAAAAGAGTAA